One segment of Macaca fascicularis isolate 582-1 chromosome 4, T2T-MFA8v1.1 DNA contains the following:
- the RPP21 gene encoding ribonuclease P protein subunit p21 isoform X1 produces the protein MAGPVKDREAFQRLNFLYQAAHCVLAQDPENQALARFYCHTERTIAKRLVLRRDPSVKRTLCRGCSSLLVPGLTCTQRQRRCRGQRWTVQTCLTCQRSQRFLNDPGHLLWGDRPEAQLGNQADSKPLQPLPNTAHSISDHLPEEKMQIQGSSDQ, from the exons ATGGCGGGGCCGGTGAAGGACCGCGAGGCCTTCCAGAGGCTCAACTTCCTGTACCAG GCCGCCCATTGTGTCCTTGCCCAGGACCCCGAGAACCAGGCGCTAGCGAGGTTTTACTGCCACACTGAGAGGACCATCGCGAAGCGGCTCGTCCTCCGGCG GGACCCCTCGGTGAAGAGGACTCTCTGTCGAGGCTGCTCTTCCCTCCTCGTCCCGGGCCTCACCTGCACCCAGCGCCAGAGAC GCTGCAGGGGACAGCGCTGGACAGTACAGACCTGCCTAACATGCCAGCGCAGCCAACGCTTCCTCAATGATCCCGGGCATTTACTCTGGGGAGACCGGCCTGAGGCCCAGCTCGGGAACCAAGCAG ATTCCAAACCACTACAGCCCTTGCCAAACACAGCACACTCCATTTCAGACCACCTTCCTGAGGAGAAAATGCAGATTCAGGGTTCCAGTGACCAGTGA
- the RPP21 gene encoding ribonuclease P protein subunit p21 isoform X2, producing MAGPVKDREAFQRLNFLYQAAHCVLAQDPENQALARFYCHTERTIAKRLVLRRADAGPLSSSAPRDPSVKRTLCRGCSSLLVPGLTCTQRQRRCRGQRWTVQTCLTCQRSQRFLNDPGHLLWGDRPEAQLGNQADSKPLQPLPNTAHSISDHLPEEKMQIQGSSDQ from the exons ATGGCGGGGCCGGTGAAGGACCGCGAGGCCTTCCAGAGGCTCAACTTCCTGTACCAG GCCGCCCATTGTGTCCTTGCCCAGGACCCCGAGAACCAGGCGCTAGCGAGGTTTTACTGCCACACTGAGAGGACCATCGCGAAGCGGCTCGTCCTCCGGCG CGCGGACGCCGGACCACTGTCCTCCTCCGCCCCCAGGGACCCCTCGGTGAAGAGGACTCTCTGTCGAGGCTGCTCTTCCCTCCTCGTCCCGGGCCTCACCTGCACCCAGCGCCAGAGAC GCTGCAGGGGACAGCGCTGGACAGTACAGACCTGCCTAACATGCCAGCGCAGCCAACGCTTCCTCAATGATCCCGGGCATTTACTCTGGGGAGACCGGCCTGAGGCCCAGCTCGGGAACCAAGCAG ATTCCAAACCACTACAGCCCTTGCCAAACACAGCACACTCCATTTCAGACCACCTTCCTGAGGAGAAAATGCAGATTCAGGGTTCCAGTGACCAGTGA
- the RPP21 gene encoding ribonuclease P protein subunit p21 isoform X3 codes for MAGPVKDREAFQRLNFLYQAAHCVLAQDPENQALARFYCHTERTIAKRLVLRRDPSVKRTLCRGCSSLLVPGLTCTQRQRRCRGQRWTVQTCLTCQRSQRFLNDPGHLLWGDRPEAQLGNQAGERFQTTTALAKHSTLHFRPPS; via the exons ATGGCGGGGCCGGTGAAGGACCGCGAGGCCTTCCAGAGGCTCAACTTCCTGTACCAG GCCGCCCATTGTGTCCTTGCCCAGGACCCCGAGAACCAGGCGCTAGCGAGGTTTTACTGCCACACTGAGAGGACCATCGCGAAGCGGCTCGTCCTCCGGCG GGACCCCTCGGTGAAGAGGACTCTCTGTCGAGGCTGCTCTTCCCTCCTCGTCCCGGGCCTCACCTGCACCCAGCGCCAGAGAC GCTGCAGGGGACAGCGCTGGACAGTACAGACCTGCCTAACATGCCAGCGCAGCCAACGCTTCCTCAATGATCCCGGGCATTTACTCTGGGGAGACCGGCCTGAGGCCCAGCTCGGGAACCAAGCAGGTGAG AGATTCCAAACCACTACAGCCCTTGCCAAACACAGCACACTCCATTTCAGACCACCTTCCTGA